CTGGCGCTGCTGTGGAAACTGCGCCAGGCCAGACTGCTGAGGAAGGTGGGtctggagtggtgtggggatcGTGGAGGACAGGACGGGTCCCCCAGTACCCTCCCAGTGCTTAGATACTCATCtggttaattgcttaattgaactaatgTCCTTAGTTCCCTGCCTGGGGTTGGTAGTGAAGTCCAGAGCCCTGTAACGTGTTCAGGACAACATTCTGACCTGCAGCgctgctgtgtggggaaaaTGACAGCAGGCAGGACTGAGACCAGGGAGGCTCTCTGGCCCAGTCTCGCtggggggggaggaggaagtGGACTGGCCCAgtcccggggggggggggggaggtgggaATGGACTGGCCCAGtcccgggggggggggaggaggaggaggtggaccGGCCCAgtccccgggggggggggggaggaggaagtGGACCGGCCCAGTCTCGCTGTGGGGGTAGGTGGGAGTGGACCGGCCCAGTCCCGGGGGGGGGAGGTGGGAGTGGACCGGCCCAgtccccggggggggggggggaggtgggaGTGGACCGGCCCAGtccccgggggggggggaggaggaagtGGACCGGCCCAGTCCCCgggggggagaggaggaagtGGACCGGCCCAGtccccgggggggggggaggtgggaGTGGACCGGCCCAgtccccgggggggggggggaggtgggaGTGGACCGGCCCAgtccccggggggggggggggaggtgggaGTGGACCGGCCCAgtccccgggggggggggggggaggtgggaGTGGACTGGCCCAGtccccgggggggggggaggtgggaGTGGACCGGCCCAGTCCCcggggggagaggaggaagtGGACCGGCCCAGTCCCCGGGGGGGCAGGTGGGAGCAGGCCTGCGCTGGGCCCGGATGGAGTGTGCTCTCTTATCCGTGTTCTGTTTGCTGGCAGGCGCTGTCCTGGGAGGCAGTGGTGACGGAGTCCTCACGGGGCGTCCTGGCCTGGTGAGTGCCACCTCACTGGACACAGCGCCTGTCGCACAGCTCCACAGGCTGGGTGAACTCCACTTATTTCTGTTTCATCTCCAGGTTGAGACTGGCACGTTTTTGATAAACTCATTATTATACAGCTCGTTAACGTGATCCTGCAGTCTCCACAGCCCTCGCGTCAGTGCGCTGTCATGCCATCTCCTTCCTCTGAGCCCACAGAGTCAGGAGGACACTGACTGCACACGTGCAGACGCCCAGCAGGGCACCAGGGGGCACTGCAGCACAGCGGCTCGAGATGAACTCCCTGCCTGGCCGGTTGCACCCTGGCTGTAAGGGAACCCGGGGGGTGGTGGGTCAGTGTCACCTCTGGCACAGCCAGCCGAACCATCGCCGACAGCAGCACAGTGTCCTCTGGCTCCGCGTCGGGATGCTTATCGATTCAGAGGCTAAAGTCCTTCTCCACCGTCCAAAGTGGGCAAAGCTGAGCCTTGATTCACGTTCTCTGAACCTCTGAAGAGCGTTTATCCTGTTGTGGTCATTCGGTCCGCGTCCCTTGTTGTCCAGAGGACCTCGTCCAGCCTGGCTTCACTGGGTGCTCAGAGTCCACTGTCCACCTCTGGGGGAGTGTCTGCGCCGGCCTGGTGCTGCGCCTCATGGTTTCCTGTCCTCTGTGCCACTTCCTGTGTCCAGCAGCTCGGCCGGCGCGCGGGACGGCTGTGCGGCGCTGACCGCTGCCCAGGCGCTGATCGACGCCCTGCAGCTCTGCCTGGGCTCGGAGCCCCTGGAGGAGACCAGCCTGCCCCACGTGCAGGGCCTCACTCACAGGCTGGAGGTGAGGAGGCCAGCGCAGGCTGCACCTGGCTCAGCAGGGTCTGCCTCACGGTTTAGGACAGGTTTTAATCAGCTTCTGGGAAGCTTGTCCAGgtgtggtgtcctgtccagggtgtcccctgccctgtgcctgttgcttgctgggataggctccagctcccccttgaTCCTGTCCTACAtagagcagttagaaaatgggtggatatcATGCTGACAATCCTGTCATTCAAGGTTCAGAGTCCTCCTGGGATCGGAGAACTCTCAGGAGAGTGTCAGAGAGACCCGCACTGGATACTCTGTTTCACACACTGCTCGGTTCTCGTTCAAAGTCTTTGTGCTGAAAGGGTTTCGTCGCTCCTGCTGAACAGTGAAGTGGCAGCTGCTGTGTAGCTCTTATGCTGCGGGGAACCGGGGCCTGAGGCAGAGAGATCTCGCACACGTctgctctttattgtgcatCTCGTAGAACTGACAGAAAAACCCGCCAAGTCATCTAAGTGTCGGAACGCAGTAGCCGAAACATAAGCACAGCAGCATCGGAAACACAAACAGGCTCTGTGTGCCAGCACAACAGTAGCCTTGCCCATTgctgtctccttcctctctcgCTCTCTGTGCAGGCAGTGCGCAGGTCACTCCTCAGCGCTGGCGGGGTCCTGAGCTCTGTGGCCTCCCGCCCGCCGGCGGCTGGTCTCTCCGACCCTCAGAAGCTGACCGACAGGCTCCAGCGCCTCTCCTTGTACCTGAAGAGAAGGTACCCAGTCCAGGAGCACAGCAGAGGGGTTCGCAGGTGCTAGCTCAGTGATCGGAGGAGCTCGCCCTGGTCTTTCCTGAAGAAGCCAGGAGATCAGATTCGGCTCCAGCTCAGCAGGGCCTTGTGGGGGGTTGGAGTTCCGGTCACTGCTTTTTATGTGAAGCCAATGTTGTAGtgctctcctctgtgtattttaattatacagCGTTTTCTGTACTGGGTACAGGCACAGTTCCACTCTGAACGTACGGTTTGGTGTTTTTCTCTGAACTTTGAAGTATGTTTTTACAAACTCTGTACACCAGTCTTCAacggggtgtttgtcccatttagtATAGTTCTTGTCcaacagtcctgctccagcagtgccaggctctgctgttctggtccagatgggctggcagtgcccaggtgtgacagtcctgctccagcagtgccaggctctgctgttctgggtccagatggggtggcagtgcccaggtgtgacagtcctgctccagcagtgccaggctctgctgttctgggtccagatgggctggcagtgcccaagtctgacagtcctgctccagcagtgccaggctgtgctgttctgggtccagatgggccatCAGAGCCGAGGTGTAAATGTTTTGGAATGTGTGGCAGTTTGGTAGGAAGCCAGTCTGACTCTAATGCAGGACATTGTGCTCAGTAAGGAGGGCCGGTTATCAGATATTCAAGATACGCCAGAGttccttccccaggttactgttcacactgaagccccggtacctgttggggtcgagtctgtctccattcttacagacgggcgtgatcagtccttgattGAGGGGAAACAGCCGGCTCTCAGGATGAGGAGTTTGAGCTGGGCTTGCTGCTGTGTCTCACTGTCTTAGTGCTGAGGGCCTGGAGTCTGAGGGCTTTCTCTCCATCTGCCTCTGTGCCCACTCTCAGGCTGGAGCTGTTGAGGAAGCTGCTCCAGGCCCAGTCGAAGTTCTCGGACTCTGTGCAGGACGTCCTGCAGTGGGAGCGGAGGGGCTGTGCCCAGCTGGACCGGCTGCACTGCCGGACTGCAGAGAGCCGAGGGAGGGAGGCCATGGTGTCCAttctgaagcagctggaggtgCGGCACGCTCTCACGCAGACTGATGTGTGCTCTGTGTACAGTGTTCCTGTTTTAACTCTGTGATCTAATCCTTTCTAAAGTGTACTAACCCTGTACTACTGTGCTGCTCGTTAACCCTGTAGAATCTTTGCCAACTACATATTGTGTGTGCTAATCCTGTAATGTGTGTATGAACCTCATGCAGTCTTATACAGGCCCTGTGCTGTTTGTACCTGCCCTGAGCTGTGTGTACTAACCCCCTGCTGTGTCTGCTGGCCCTGCACCGTGTGTACTAACCCTGAGCTGTGTGTATTAGTCCTGTGCTGTTTGTACCTGCCCTGAGCTGTGTGCACTGGCCCTGCGCTGTGTGTATTAGTCCTAAGCTGGGTGCACTGGTGCTGATCTGTGTGTGTTATCTCTGCGCTGTGTGTATTAGCCCTGAGCTGTGTGTACTGGCCCTGCGCTGTGTGTACTAACCCTGAGCTGTGTGTGTTTGCCAGAGTTTCTCCTCAGAGCTGGGGCAGTACAGGAACAAGCTGGAGCTCTGCCACACCCTGCACTCCACAGCCACGAGGCTGCTGCAGGTGAGCCATGCAGCAGGCCCACACTGGGACGCCTGTGACCCTGTGAGTGCCTCTTCAAGTGTGTCCTCATCGTTGGTAACTGATTCTGTGTTGTGCTGGTCTTGGCAGAAGCTGGACTCCTCCTCGGCGAAGTTCAGGGCCTCGGTGGGCCTGCAGAGCCAGGGCCTGGAGTGTGGGGCTGTCTGGACAGAGCGCCTGCGCGGGGCCAACACCAAGCAGGTACTGAGCTCTCGGAGCAGCACACCCGCCACTGCGCCATGTGATAGGGTTACAAAGCCAGAGAGCTGTCCTGAATATTCCCTGGGAGGCCCGTCTCTCTGAGGTTCTGCCTCCCGGGACAGGTGCTGCGTCAGCCCGGCTGACGGGCGTCTCCCCTTCTGTCTCCTGCCCCTGCAGTTTGAGGAGGCCTCGGCTGACTTCCTGTCCCTGGTGCGGCTGGCCTCCCACTTCCACACGCACCTGGAGTTCCTGTGCAAGTGGGGCTGCGGGGTGGCGGTCTCCGTCAGGGCTGAGCCGCCCCCTCCCCGGCCCCAGCCCCCTCTGTCCCAGCGAGAGAGGGCCTCCCAGTTCTTCCAGTCCACCCTGTGCGGAAAGAGACGCTCCGTCTCCTCATCCTGAGCTGGATATCACGAACGAGCCACTGGATTGCAGAACAAAAGCTTGTGAAAGTGTGCTGTGTGTACTAACCCTGCGCTGTGTGTACTAACCCTGCGCTGTGTGTACTAACCCTGAGCTGTGTGTACTAACCCTGAGCTGAGTGTACTGGCCCTGAGCTGTGTGTACTAACCCTGAGCTGTGTGTACTAACCCTGAGCTGAGTGTACTGGCCCTGAGCTGTGTGTACTAACCCTGAGCTGAGTGTACTAACCCTGCGCTGTGTGTACtggccctgtgctgtgtgtactAACCCTGAGCTGTGTGTACTAACCTTGAGCTGAGTGTACTGGCCCTGCATTGTGTGTACTAACCCTCTGCTGTGTCTACTGGCAGAGCGCTGTCTGTACTAACCCTGAGCATAGTGTACTGGCCCTGCGCTGTGTGTACTAACCCTGCGCTGTGTGTACTGGCCCTGAGCTGA
This DNA window, taken from Lepisosteus oculatus isolate fLepOcu1 chromosome 23, fLepOcu1.hap2, whole genome shotgun sequence, encodes the following:
- the LOC107075607 gene encoding uncharacterized protein, translating into MNTPSSVEGGLEQTAVLTGRQGAAVRGRQTRLPRRLHYLSWERHEHGREPGRGGRAAGRGAGVSTAGKGPSNELHLPLLHVLLCVFLVSAPPHAVPVVSLPPSARGLRWGLLGASCCLALAAAAWARALQGAPLSSRVLLLPGDRPEAPLPGLWAALLSPCLLALLWKLRQARLLRKALSWEAVVTESSRGVLACSSAGARDGCAALTAAQALIDALQLCLGSEPLEETSLPHVQGLTHRLEAVRRSLLSAGGVLSSVASRPPAAGLSDPQKLTDRLQRLSLYLKRRLELLRKLLQAQSKFSDSVQDVLQWERRGCAQLDRLHCRTAESRGREAMVSILKQLESFSSELGQYRNKLELCHTLHSTATRLLQKLDSSSAKFRASVGLQSQGLECGAVWTERLRGANTKQFEEASADFLSLVRLASHFHTHLEFLCKWGCGVAVSVRAEPPPPRPQPPLSQRERASQFFQSTLCGKRRSVSSS